A window of Vigna unguiculata cultivar IT97K-499-35 chromosome 4, ASM411807v1, whole genome shotgun sequence contains these coding sequences:
- the LOC114180677 gene encoding uncharacterized protein LOC114180677 codes for MTPPPGLDTQGQVCKLRKSLYGLKQAMYVDDVILTGNSLKDIEDVKALLNSAFKIKDLGNLKYFLGFEVARSKKGIHICQRKYALDILSQTGMIGYKPCSTPYLKDNKDLYDVVETLPDPTVYRQLIGKILYLTNTRPNLYFSIHLLSQFMQAPTVKHYAAVQHVLKYIKANPSQGLFFLADNQIQLKAFSDSDWGTCLDTRKSTTGFCIFLGSSLVSWKSKKQGTISRSSTEAEYRALATTTCEVQWLSYLLRDLQIKPTQTVVMYCDNKFARHIAHNQSFHERIKHLDIDCHVVREKVQSNLFYLLPISSEEQLVDGFTKILHRRQFRTITSKLGLLNIYSPA; via the exons ATGACCCCTCCACCAGGCCTTGACACTCAAGGACAAGTGTGCAAGCTGCGGAAATCCCTTTATGGACTCAAACAGGCCA TGTATGTAGATGATGTTATTTTAACAGGAAATTCCCTAAAGGATATCGAGGATGTCAAGGCTCTCTTAAACAGTGCTTTCAAGATCAAAGATCTAGGAAATCTCAAATACTTTCTTGGTTTTGAAGTGGCTAGGTCCAAAAAAGGCATACACATATGCCAGCGCAAGTATGCCTTGGATATACTAAGCCAAACTGGCATGATTGGCTACAAGCCTTGCTCAACACCTTACCTTAAAGACAACAAAGATCTATATGATGTTGTTGAAACTCTACCAGATCCTACTGTCTATAGACAACTTATTGGAAAGATTCTCTACCTCACTAACACTAGACCAAATCTCTATTTTTCTATACACTTACTTAGCCAATTTATGCAGGCACCCACTGTCAAGCATTATGCTGCtgttcaacatgttctcaaatACATAAAAGCCAACCCCTCACAAGGATTGTTCTTCCTTGCTGACAATCAAATCCAACTGAAAGCTTTCAGCGATTCTGACTGGGGTACTTGTCTAGACACCAGAAAGTCCACCACTGGATTCTGCATCTTCCTAGGTTCCTCTCTTGTTTCCTGGAAATCCAAGAAACAAGGAACTATTTCTAGGTCTTCTACTGAGGCAGAGTATCGAGCCCTTGCTACTACAACGTGTGAGGTTCAATGGCTTAGCTACCTCCTACGTGATCTCCAAATTAAACCCACACAAACTGTTGTTATGTactgtgataataaatttgCACGCCACATCGCCCACAACCAAAGCTTCCATGAACGCATTAAGCATCTCGATATTGATTGTCACGTTGTTCGTGAGAAGGTGCAATCCAACCTCTTCTATCTTCTTCCTATCAGCTCTGAAGAACAGCTTGTTGATGGCTTCACCAAGATCCTCCATCGTCGTCAGTTTCGCACTATCACCTCCAAGCTTGGCCTGCTGAACATCTATAGTCCAGCTTGA